The following coding sequences lie in one Polynucleobacter asymbioticus genomic window:
- a CDS encoding DUF1924 domain-containing protein has translation MLWKLFSGFILMGLALVVSAATPQDLLKSYEAQSGKASPARGEQFFNAKHGKEWSCASCHENPPNHDTKHIVTGKVIKPLAPSANSARFTDEAKAEKWFKRNCNDVLARDCSSQEKADVLSWLITVK, from the coding sequence ATGCTTTGGAAGTTATTTTCGGGATTTATCCTCATGGGGCTGGCTCTTGTAGTCAGCGCAGCAACGCCGCAAGACTTGCTGAAGTCTTATGAGGCTCAATCGGGTAAGGCGTCACCAGCTCGTGGAGAGCAGTTCTTCAATGCCAAGCATGGCAAGGAATGGAGCTGCGCATCCTGCCATGAAAATCCCCCCAATCACGACACTAAACATATCGTTACTGGAAAGGTGATTAAACCGTTGGCACCAAGCGCTAACTCTGCACGCTTTACTGATGAAGCCAAGGCTGAGAAATGGTTTAAGCGCAATTGCAATGATGTACTTGCTAGAGACTGCTCCTCACAAGAAAAAGCGGATGTCCTGTCTTGGCTCATCACGGTTAAATGA
- a CDS encoding phosphomannomutase/phosphoglucomutase yields the protein MQLSPSIFKAYDIRGIIDETLDPSIAKLIGQAFGTEMRELGETDIVIGRDGRLSGPSLIEALTEGLLSTGINVIDLGMVATPMVYFAANHTINGKTPKSGIMITGSHNPPNYNGFKMVLGTAAIYGEKIQDLRKLIEAKQFATGQGTRSTFDIFPMYLNYIVGDIKIARPMKIAVDCGNGVGGAFAGKLFRALGCEVQELFCEVDGHFPNHHPDPAHIENLQDLIKNLQTTDNELGLAFDGDADRLGVVTKDGQVIFPDRQMMLFAKDVLSRNPGGQIIYDVKCTRNLATYVKEHGGEPIMWKTGHSLVKAKLKETGAPLAGEMSGHIFFKDRWFGFDDGLYTGARLLEILSKEKNPSDTLNHLPNAICTPELQLACAEGEPFTLLETIKANAKFPTSESINTIDGVRVEYADGFGLARPSNTTPVVVMRFEADSEEAIKRIQAEFKAVLLAAKPEAKLPF from the coding sequence ATGCAATTGTCTCCATCTATTTTTAAAGCCTATGACATCCGCGGCATTATTGATGAGACCTTGGATCCCTCGATCGCCAAACTGATTGGCCAAGCCTTCGGTACTGAAATGCGTGAGCTTGGTGAAACTGATATCGTCATCGGTCGCGATGGTCGCCTATCTGGCCCTAGCTTGATTGAGGCTTTGACAGAAGGCCTGCTTTCTACAGGCATCAATGTGATTGATTTGGGCATGGTAGCTACACCGATGGTCTACTTCGCCGCTAATCACACTATCAATGGCAAGACCCCCAAGTCCGGGATCATGATCACTGGCAGCCATAATCCCCCGAACTACAACGGCTTCAAAATGGTTTTGGGAACAGCAGCGATTTACGGTGAAAAAATTCAGGATTTACGTAAACTTATTGAAGCTAAGCAATTTGCTACTGGCCAAGGAACAAGAAGTACCTTTGATATTTTCCCAATGTATCTCAATTACATTGTGGGTGACATCAAGATTGCCCGCCCGATGAAGATTGCAGTCGACTGCGGTAATGGGGTTGGTGGTGCATTTGCTGGCAAGTTATTTAGAGCTTTGGGTTGTGAGGTGCAAGAACTATTCTGCGAAGTGGATGGGCATTTCCCCAACCATCATCCTGATCCAGCGCATATTGAGAACTTACAAGATCTCATTAAGAATCTGCAGACTACCGATAATGAATTAGGCCTCGCCTTTGATGGTGATGCTGATCGTTTAGGCGTCGTCACTAAAGATGGTCAGGTGATCTTCCCAGACCGCCAGATGATGCTCTTTGCCAAAGATGTTCTCTCCCGCAATCCAGGCGGACAGATTATTTACGATGTGAAGTGCACTCGCAATCTAGCGACCTATGTCAAAGAGCATGGCGGAGAACCCATCATGTGGAAAACGGGTCATTCTTTAGTTAAAGCCAAGTTAAAAGAAACTGGCGCCCCACTCGCTGGCGAGATGAGTGGCCATATCTTCTTTAAGGATCGTTGGTTTGGCTTTGATGATGGCTTGTATACCGGAGCTCGCTTACTAGAGATCCTCAGCAAAGAGAAGAATCCGAGCGACACCCTCAATCACTTGCCGAATGCGATCTGCACCCCAGAGTTGCAGCTCGCTTGTGCTGAAGGTGAGCCATTCACCCTTCTGGAAACCATTAAAGCCAATGCCAAGTTCCCAACATCAGAATCCATTAATACGATTGATGGTGTCCGCGTGGAATATGCCGATGGATTTGGTCTAGCTAGACCATCCAACACCACTCCAGTGGTAGTAATGCGTTTTGAGGCGGATAGCGAAGAGGCGATTAAGCGTATTCAGGCGGAATTTAAGGCTGTGTTGTTGGCGGCTAAGCCAGAGGCGAAGTTACCGTTCTAA
- the pgi gene encoding glucose-6-phosphate isomerase: MSVQAQLATKSIHSALDVVLDTAYQGIDASNWAKLFANARKSQLDQFVTDLFAGKHINNSEDRPALHSALRNLTKTPVLINGSDVMPAVSEVWHRIEALCNKWVGVTDVIHIGIGGSDFGPRLAIEALAHVPGIESRGMRMHFLANIDTAELARILAHAQPHSTRVIVASKSFTTLETSMNAKAVVAWLKDSGCTKSQIAHALYAVTANIPAAKEFGVEEDNIYPFWDWVGGRYSVWSAVGLPIALQYGFETFQQFLAGAEAMDLHFKNAPLEENLPVIMALSLLHQQERHNIKAYAAIPYADALDWFPKWLQQLDMESNGKSVDRDGKPVKHSSPVVFGSAGSNAQHSYFQLFHQGTEIIPIDFIAVREPMSDRPEAVAHHRILLSNCLAQAQALANGKTASNPNDVYPGKRPSNLLLLPKLNAFYLGALLALYENRTATLGALWNINSFDQPGVEYGKVLAKPIEKALASHQHDIAASADIDAITAARINLLNSNN; this comes from the coding sequence ATGTCTGTGCAAGCCCAATTAGCTACCAAAAGTATTCACTCTGCCCTAGATGTGGTGCTCGATACCGCCTATCAGGGAATTGATGCCAGCAACTGGGCAAAGCTATTTGCGAATGCTCGCAAATCGCAGTTAGATCAGTTTGTTACAGATCTGTTTGCGGGCAAGCACATTAACAACAGTGAAGATCGACCTGCTCTTCACTCTGCGCTGCGCAATCTCACCAAAACCCCGGTACTCATCAATGGCTCCGATGTCATGCCAGCAGTATCAGAGGTTTGGCATCGGATTGAGGCGCTGTGTAATAAATGGGTTGGCGTTACGGATGTCATTCATATCGGCATTGGTGGATCGGACTTTGGTCCCCGCCTGGCAATTGAAGCTTTGGCGCATGTACCCGGCATTGAAAGCCGCGGCATGCGGATGCATTTCTTGGCCAATATTGATACTGCTGAGTTAGCGCGTATCCTGGCACACGCTCAGCCTCATAGCACTCGTGTGATTGTGGCCTCAAAGTCATTTACGACTCTTGAAACATCTATGAACGCCAAAGCCGTTGTGGCTTGGCTTAAGGACAGTGGTTGCACTAAGAGTCAGATTGCTCACGCCCTCTATGCAGTGACTGCCAATATTCCTGCTGCTAAAGAATTTGGTGTTGAGGAAGACAATATTTATCCCTTTTGGGATTGGGTTGGTGGTCGTTACTCAGTCTGGTCAGCAGTAGGCCTACCCATTGCTTTGCAATACGGCTTTGAGACCTTTCAGCAATTCTTGGCAGGTGCTGAAGCGATGGATTTGCATTTTAAGAATGCGCCTCTAGAAGAAAATCTGCCCGTCATCATGGCGCTCTCTTTGCTGCACCAGCAAGAGAGACACAATATCAAGGCCTATGCAGCCATTCCGTATGCAGATGCATTGGACTGGTTTCCGAAGTGGTTGCAACAGCTGGATATGGAGAGTAATGGCAAGAGCGTAGATCGTGATGGCAAGCCCGTGAAGCATTCTTCGCCGGTGGTCTTTGGTAGTGCAGGTAGTAATGCTCAGCACTCTTACTTCCAGCTCTTTCATCAGGGTACAGAAATCATTCCAATTGATTTCATCGCGGTGCGTGAGCCGATGAGTGATCGACCTGAGGCTGTTGCTCATCACCGCATCCTACTTTCTAATTGCTTGGCACAAGCGCAAGCATTAGCGAATGGCAAGACTGCTAGCAACCCGAATGATGTTTATCCCGGTAAACGTCCGAGCAATCTCTTGTTGCTACCTAAACTCAATGCGTTTTATCTCGGCGCTCTACTCGCCTTATATGAAAATCGCACTGCGACATTAGGCGCTTTGTGGAATATCAATAGCTTTGATCAGCCTGGCGTGGAGTACGGAAAAGTACTGGCCAAGCCGATTGAGAAAGCTCTTGCAAGCCATCAACATGATATTGCTGCCAGCGCAGATATTGACGCCATTACTGCTGCTCGCATTAATCTATTAAATTCAAATAACTAG
- a CDS encoding cytochrome b/b6 domain-containing protein: protein MNHLQNDTIDATGKVKQAIMVWDMPVRVFHWLLVICFAGAWLSSESERWAMIHYAFGYTACLLVLIRLIWGLIGTRYARFSQFLKSPKAVLEHFMAMLRGHPHHDVGHNPAGGLVMFALMLLILLIGLTGYLSVKEFLGNFASEAHEVVANLVLGLVIVHIIAAIGMSLIERQNLVRSMVTGKKKGFPEQGIPYPQYLIGSLIFLSMLYFFYLTLTGAIPSLTQ from the coding sequence ATGAATCACCTCCAGAATGACACCATTGACGCTACTGGCAAAGTGAAGCAAGCAATTATGGTTTGGGATATGCCGGTGAGGGTGTTTCATTGGCTATTGGTAATTTGTTTTGCGGGAGCTTGGCTCAGTTCGGAGAGTGAGCGCTGGGCCATGATCCACTATGCGTTCGGATATACCGCATGTTTGCTTGTTCTCATTCGCTTGATCTGGGGTCTGATTGGCACCCGCTATGCCAGATTTAGTCAATTTCTGAAAAGTCCCAAGGCGGTGCTGGAGCACTTTATGGCCATGCTGCGTGGCCACCCCCATCACGATGTTGGTCACAATCCGGCGGGTGGTCTAGTGATGTTTGCGCTGATGTTACTCATTCTATTGATAGGCTTAACTGGCTATCTATCAGTAAAAGAGTTTTTAGGTAACTTTGCATCTGAGGCTCATGAGGTAGTTGCCAACTTAGTTCTTGGCTTAGTGATTGTTCATATCATTGCCGCAATTGGGATGAGTCTGATTGAAAGACAAAACCTAGTCAGATCCATGGTGACTGGCAAAAAAAAGGGTTTTCCGGAGCAGGGAATTCCTTATCCGCAATATCTGATTGGCTCCCTGATTTTTCTCAGCATGCTTTACTTCTTCTACCTCACTTTAACTGGCGCTATACCGAGTCTGACCCAGTAA
- a CDS encoding NAD(P)/FAD-dependent oxidoreductase has translation MEQVDCVVVGAGVVGLAVAREMALQGRETILLEREASFGTISSARNSEVIHAGIYYPKDSLKAKLCVQGNRLLYEYCRSHQVSNRAYGKLIVAADASQLDDLQAILYKAQNNQVPDIKMISGEQAKALEPQLQCEAALLSGSTGVVDSHGLMLSLLGGFEDAGGMVAYQSPLLAAKPIGANAEGGFELTIGGADGMTIQTKLLINCAGLSAPALAQKIEGLSKDLIPKAYFAKGNYFSLSGKSPFSHLIYPIPEPGGLGVHLTLDMGGQAKFGPDVEWLDIEEEGQINYRVDPKRGEGFYAAVRQYWPGLKDGALQADYSGVRAKIVPPNAPAGDFYFEGPQQHQLHGLFNLYGFESPGLTSCLAIAQHLEAQIKSSL, from the coding sequence ATGGAGCAGGTTGATTGCGTTGTGGTGGGTGCTGGAGTAGTAGGTTTAGCCGTTGCTCGCGAGATGGCGCTCCAGGGTCGAGAAACGATCTTGCTCGAGCGTGAGGCTTCTTTTGGAACCATCAGCAGCGCTCGCAATAGTGAAGTCATTCACGCAGGAATCTATTACCCAAAAGATTCTCTCAAGGCCAAGCTTTGCGTCCAAGGCAACCGACTCTTATATGAATACTGTCGTAGTCATCAAGTGAGTAATCGGGCGTACGGCAAGCTCATTGTTGCTGCAGATGCTAGTCAGTTAGATGATCTACAAGCTATTTTGTACAAAGCTCAAAACAACCAAGTTCCCGATATCAAGATGATCTCAGGGGAGCAAGCTAAAGCGCTGGAGCCACAACTGCAATGCGAAGCTGCCTTACTCTCAGGTTCCACAGGTGTAGTAGATAGCCACGGCTTGATGCTGTCATTGCTTGGCGGCTTTGAGGATGCAGGTGGGATGGTTGCTTATCAATCGCCTTTACTAGCTGCAAAGCCGATCGGTGCTAATGCTGAAGGTGGTTTTGAGCTGACCATTGGTGGCGCTGATGGCATGACCATTCAGACAAAGTTACTCATTAATTGCGCGGGACTGAGTGCGCCAGCACTGGCTCAAAAAATTGAAGGCCTCTCGAAAGATTTGATCCCCAAGGCCTACTTTGCAAAAGGTAACTACTTCTCTTTATCTGGCAAATCACCATTCAGCCATTTGATTTATCCGATCCCAGAACCCGGGGGATTGGGTGTTCACTTAACCCTCGATATGGGTGGTCAGGCGAAGTTTGGTCCAGACGTCGAATGGCTTGATATCGAAGAGGAGGGCCAGATTAATTACAGGGTCGACCCCAAGCGCGGAGAGGGCTTTTATGCTGCAGTCAGGCAGTACTGGCCAGGTCTAAAAGACGGTGCTTTGCAGGCTGATTACTCTGGTGTCAGAGCCAAAATCGTCCCGCCAAATGCACCCGCAGGAGACTTTTACTTCGAAGGACCCCAGCAGCATCAGCTTCACGGCCTATTTAACCTATATGGCTTTGAGTCCCCGGGCCTCACCTCTTGCTTAGCCATTGCCCAGCATTTAGAGGCGCAAATCAAAAGTTCTCTATAA
- a CDS encoding diheme cytochrome c translates to MKKIIKIATVLLLLSSPTFAAKMAMPSDAPASYEAECASCHMAYPPALLSQQSWKNVMAGLSKHFGTDASLDPKTQAELTNWLVKNAATRQKYSETPPENRITKTSWFIRKHDEVRADVWKRASIKSPANCGACHIDAAKGIFSENNIKIPPQ, encoded by the coding sequence ATGAAAAAAATTATAAAGATTGCGACTGTATTGCTCCTGCTATCTTCGCCTACATTTGCTGCAAAAATGGCGATGCCTAGCGATGCGCCTGCTTCTTATGAAGCTGAGTGTGCAAGTTGTCATATGGCCTATCCGCCAGCACTCTTAAGTCAGCAGAGCTGGAAAAATGTCATGGCTGGACTATCAAAGCACTTCGGTACTGATGCTAGCTTGGATCCTAAGACTCAGGCTGAGCTAACAAATTGGCTAGTAAAGAATGCAGCCACTCGGCAAAAGTACAGCGAGACTCCCCCTGAAAACCGCATCACAAAAACATCTTGGTTTATTCGTAAGCATGATGAGGTGAGGGCAGACGTATGGAAGCGAGCGAGCATTAAGAGTCCTGCCAACTGTGGCGCCTGTCATATTGATGCTGCTAAAGGCATTTTTAGTGAGAACAATATCAAGATCCCACCACAATGA